In Paenibacillus sp. 1781tsa1, one DNA window encodes the following:
- a CDS encoding iron-containing alcohol dehydrogenase family protein has protein sequence MITVKAPAVYVHEANILEQSGSRIAQLGQHVLIIAGEAALKAVKPYLLPSLEEHKIKFHVQLFHGEVTTGQIDAFTQQAFDLDVDLIIGVGGGKVLDLSKAVAEQAQLPIVTVPTIAATCAAWSALTVLYDEQGQSAGYRPLRRSPDLVLADPHILASAPRRYLAAGIGDTLVKWHEFVVNLSGNATSLTLRNSVSTAKLALDILEAHAIDVYESTDTTGSTPQFRDVADAIIVLAGLVGSIGDGSLHAAIAHGLHDSLTKLPETHASLHGEKVTFGLFTQWILEGKAGDELHELLTLLHKLNLPITLAQLGIQQHPREAAARIAAGLQLREGSAAHLSFGVSTAQVTEAILQADRVGQTFIESSQSSENSTYTKEVSSL, from the coding sequence ATGATTACTGTTAAAGCACCCGCAGTATATGTACACGAGGCTAACATTCTTGAGCAAAGTGGTTCGCGGATTGCACAGCTTGGGCAGCATGTTCTCATCATCGCCGGTGAGGCTGCATTAAAAGCCGTAAAGCCTTACCTTCTTCCTTCACTGGAAGAGCATAAGATCAAGTTCCATGTGCAATTGTTTCACGGTGAGGTTACAACAGGTCAGATTGATGCTTTTACGCAGCAAGCTTTCGATCTGGATGTTGATCTGATTATTGGCGTCGGTGGCGGTAAAGTGCTCGATCTGTCCAAAGCGGTAGCCGAGCAAGCCCAATTGCCCATTGTAACGGTCCCAACGATTGCCGCAACATGTGCCGCCTGGTCCGCCTTAACCGTGCTCTATGATGAACAGGGCCAATCTGCAGGCTATCGTCCCCTGCGCCGTTCGCCTGATCTCGTTCTGGCTGATCCTCATATTCTGGCGAGTGCACCAAGACGATATTTGGCCGCTGGAATCGGTGACACGCTCGTAAAATGGCATGAGTTCGTCGTTAATCTAAGTGGCAACGCCACCAGCCTCACTCTCCGAAACAGTGTCAGCACTGCCAAGCTTGCGCTCGATATTCTTGAAGCGCACGCCATCGATGTCTATGAATCCACCGATACAACCGGTAGTACACCCCAATTCCGTGATGTTGCCGATGCCATTATTGTGCTCGCCGGCCTTGTGGGCAGCATTGGCGATGGATCACTTCATGCCGCGATTGCTCATGGACTGCATGATAGCCTCACCAAATTACCCGAAACACACGCTTCGCTACATGGAGAAAAGGTAACCTTTGGACTGTTCACCCAGTGGATTCTTGAAGGCAAAGCAGGGGATGAGCTTCATGAGCTGCTCACTCTGCTACATAAGCTGAATCTGCCAATCACTCTTGCCCAGCTCGGCATACAACAACATCCTCGGGAAGCTGCTGCGCGCATTGCAGCAGGACTACAGCTGCGGGAAGGCAGTGCGGCACATCTCTCCTTCGGAGTTAGCACAGCGCAGGTAACCGAAGCCATTCTTCAGGCAGACCGTGTCGGCCAAACATTCATAGAATCCAGTCAGTCCAGTGAAAACAGTACATACACCAAGGAGGTTTCCTCCCTATGA
- a CDS encoding ECF transporter S component: MAITTGSKRLKLTDILVTIVIAVVFGVIYKIWGPTYDLMKPFGVHAEQMIYGMWFMAGTFAFVIIRKPGVAILAEVAASTVSAFLGSEWGMSTLVYGLLQGLGAEIFFAAFLYRKTNLFVTCLAAIGAAAASLMLDYQYGYIDSLSAWNYTLFIGFRFIGSILIAGVFAYYLAKALELTGVTRSLRPVSKQDYEALD, from the coding sequence ATGGCAATAACAACAGGCAGCAAACGTTTGAAACTAACAGATATTCTGGTAACCATTGTGATCGCAGTGGTGTTTGGGGTGATTTACAAGATATGGGGACCTACATATGACTTGATGAAACCCTTCGGTGTTCATGCGGAGCAGATGATCTATGGCATGTGGTTTATGGCCGGCACGTTTGCTTTTGTCATCATTCGTAAACCAGGCGTGGCTATTCTAGCCGAGGTTGCGGCTTCAACGGTAAGTGCTTTTCTGGGCAGTGAATGGGGCATGTCCACACTTGTATATGGTTTGTTGCAAGGGTTGGGAGCCGAGATATTCTTCGCCGCATTCCTGTATCGAAAAACCAATCTGTTTGTCACTTGTCTTGCAGCCATAGGAGCCGCAGCGGCTTCGCTTATGCTGGATTATCAGTACGGCTATATCGATTCACTCTCAGCCTGGAATTATACGTTATTTATCGGATTCCGCTTCATCGGAAGCATCCTGATTGCAGGAGTGTTTGCTTATTATCTCGCAAAAGCATTGGAACTGACCGGTGTAACACGCTCCCTCAGACCGGTATCCAAACAGGATTATGAGGCGCTGGATTAG
- a CDS encoding ABC transporter permease subunit codes for MRSNTFNRAWFNQFIPFVVPLLILALWQWLTASGVVAANILPRPAQVLEAFIRLLRNGELLNNISISAKRALGGFLIGGGLGFLLGVLNGISSLAEKIADSSVQMIRNIPHLSLIPLVIVWFGIGEEAKLFLVSLGVFFPVYLNTFHGIRSVDPGLIEMGKVYGLSRWSLYKDIILPGALPSILVGIRYALGIMWLTLIVAETVAADAGIGYMAMNAREFMQMDVIVLSILLYALLGKLSDTIAKWLERRWLRWNPALSRK; via the coding sequence GTGCGGTCCAACACCTTTAACCGGGCATGGTTTAACCAATTCATTCCTTTTGTTGTACCACTACTCATTCTGGCTCTATGGCAATGGCTTACTGCATCCGGAGTTGTTGCAGCCAATATTTTGCCCCGTCCCGCTCAGGTACTGGAGGCCTTCATTCGTTTGCTTCGAAACGGTGAGTTATTAAACAATATCAGTATTAGCGCCAAGCGGGCTTTGGGAGGATTCCTCATTGGTGGGGGGCTGGGTTTCCTGCTGGGGGTACTGAACGGCATCTCCTCCCTTGCGGAAAAGATCGCCGATTCCTCGGTGCAGATGATCCGCAATATTCCACATCTGTCCTTGATCCCTCTCGTTATTGTGTGGTTCGGGATCGGAGAAGAAGCCAAATTATTTCTCGTTTCCCTGGGGGTGTTCTTTCCGGTATATCTGAATACGTTCCATGGCATACGTTCGGTCGATCCCGGTCTGATTGAAATGGGCAAAGTATATGGACTCAGCCGTTGGTCCCTCTATAAGGACATTATCCTGCCTGGTGCATTGCCTTCCATTCTGGTGGGCATTCGCTATGCACTTGGCATCATGTGGCTGACACTCATCGTAGCCGAGACGGTTGCGGCGGATGCCGGGATTGGATACATGGCGATGAACGCGCGGGAATTCATGCAAATGGACGTAATTGTCTTAAGTATTCTGCTATATGCCCTGCTGGGCAAGTTGTCCGATACCATCGCCAAATGGCTGGAACGGCGCTGGCTGCGCTGGAACCCGGCTTTATCCCGCAAGTAA
- a CDS encoding aspartate/glutamate racemase family protein, translating into MKTIGLIGGMSWESSLEYYRIINEEVKNKLGGLHSAKCILYSVDFEEIERYQAEGDWESAGELLGNAAQSLEKAGAEMIVICTNTMHKVIKHIEEKVRLPIVHIADSTANQIHKSQISTVGLLGTKYTMEQDFYKKRIEFNGIKVLIPNEEDRKVINKIIYEELCLGKIEPLSRDYYKKVIQRLVDDGAEGIILGCTEIGLLVKVEDSEVPLFDTTRIHAIESVHLALAKSF; encoded by the coding sequence ATGAAAACGATTGGTCTTATTGGTGGAATGAGCTGGGAGTCATCGTTAGAATATTATCGAATTATTAATGAAGAAGTGAAAAATAAATTGGGAGGATTGCATTCAGCCAAGTGCATTTTATATAGCGTGGATTTTGAAGAGATCGAGCGTTATCAAGCTGAAGGTGATTGGGAAAGTGCTGGTGAACTATTAGGGAATGCTGCTCAGTCTTTGGAAAAGGCAGGAGCAGAAATGATCGTAATATGTACAAATACGATGCATAAAGTCATTAAACATATTGAAGAAAAAGTACGTTTACCCATTGTACATATTGCTGATTCAACAGCAAATCAAATTCATAAGTCCCAAATAAGTACGGTTGGTTTACTCGGCACAAAATATACGATGGAACAAGACTTTTATAAAAAACGAATTGAATTTAATGGTATTAAGGTTTTGATACCGAATGAAGAGGATCGAAAAGTTATCAATAAAATAATATATGAGGAATTATGTTTAGGGAAAATTGAGCCCTTATCAAGGGATTATTATAAAAAGGTGATCCAAAGGCTAGTTGATGATGGAGCAGAGGGAATCATATTAGGTTGCACCGAAATTGGATTATTAGTAAAAGTAGAGGATTCAGAAGTTCCATTATTTGATACAACACGTATTCATGCGATTGAATCTGTTCATTTGGCACTAGCCAAATCATTTTGA
- a CDS encoding energy-coupling factor transporter transmembrane protein EcfT → MQLSFPHRETWLHNVNPGLKMIILTMMFVIVILIHNLNVMANVALAMMLLLCWTGHPWYRLMLYASPFILVFISTSMGMMMFGKGETTWYKWGLIHITEESFYRGLHLGFRSLSMAAAGLLFGLTTKPVRLFYSLMQQWKLPAKYAYSFLAAMRMIPILLDEFQTLRYAIRIRGTRQRGSRWNVYGTLKRYAIPLLAQSIRRAQRMAVAMEAKGFTDGASRTYYIQIGYSRADLWFVFYYILTLTAAYYIGLTFPYHATMLDVR, encoded by the coding sequence ATGCAACTGTCGTTTCCTCACCGTGAAACCTGGCTTCATAATGTCAATCCGGGATTAAAGATGATCATTCTGACGATGATGTTTGTCATCGTTATCCTCATTCACAATCTGAATGTAATGGCCAATGTTGCGTTGGCGATGATGCTGTTACTGTGCTGGACAGGTCATCCGTGGTATAGATTGATGCTGTACGCATCACCATTCATTCTGGTGTTTATCTCCACGTCTATGGGTATGATGATGTTTGGCAAGGGTGAGACCACATGGTATAAGTGGGGGCTGATTCACATCACCGAAGAAAGCTTCTATCGCGGTCTACACTTGGGTTTTCGCTCCCTGAGCATGGCGGCGGCTGGGTTACTATTTGGTCTTACGACCAAGCCGGTACGGTTGTTTTATTCCCTGATGCAGCAGTGGAAGCTTCCTGCAAAATATGCCTATAGCTTTCTGGCCGCGATGCGCATGATCCCCATTTTGCTGGATGAATTCCAGACGCTCCGTTACGCTATTCGTATTCGTGGAACACGGCAGCGCGGTTCTCGCTGGAACGTGTATGGTACACTCAAGCGTTACGCTATTCCGCTGCTGGCACAGAGTATTCGTCGTGCACAGCGAATGGCGGTGGCGATGGAAGCGAAGGGATTCACGGATGGGGCGAGCCGAACGTATTACATTCAGATTGGCTATTCCCGAGCTGATCTGTGGTTTGTATTTTATTATATCCTCACCTTAACAGCTGCTTATTACATTGGGCTTACCTTTCCTTATCATGCTACGATGCTGGATGTAAGGTAA
- a CDS encoding ABC transporter ATP-binding protein, translating to MSGEGNSQAVSVTNLRCKFPGEKALVFQGLSLSVRQGEKVLLLGPSGSGKSTLLQILSGLIPRSVEIPMKCDDIQVPAKAGVVFQDPDTQFCMSFTDEEIAFVLENRNIPREKMPALIEYYLKQVGLSFEQNRILIQSMSQGMKQRLAIASMLAMDPEVLFLDEPTALLDDEGTSQVWDTVKRIASDKTIIIVEHKINEIVDMVDRIIVLSPEGKIVADGPAQQVFTDERGKLKDYGIWYPGIWEEREQPTKEEEGSTSGEPQACENQGISNLEAQQSSGLSDATSKFPLAHVSSVSPVSPAYRPALELQQFTGFRGKTPFIQVEHAKVWPGDWIGIVGANGAGKSSLLLSLMNILKTTGHYEVEGQPSGKTEQLADQIAFVFQNPEFQFVTNTVAEEVEFSLLGGSLTAEERLARTDHMLNQFGLIDLSERHPYQLSMGQKRRLSVASALVREQRILLLDEPTFGQDARNTFAMLAQLEQLRREGTAIVMVTHDHEIVKRHCTRIWSVDKGRLSDATVVSSP from the coding sequence ATGAGCGGAGAGGGGAATTCGCAAGCGGTAAGTGTGACGAATCTAAGATGCAAGTTCCCGGGAGAGAAAGCCTTGGTATTCCAAGGCTTGTCTCTTTCTGTGCGTCAAGGGGAGAAAGTGCTGTTGCTTGGCCCTAGCGGCTCCGGTAAATCAACGTTATTGCAAATTCTGAGCGGTTTAATTCCACGTTCGGTTGAGATTCCGATGAAATGTGATGATATTCAGGTTCCCGCCAAAGCAGGAGTGGTCTTTCAAGATCCGGATACCCAGTTCTGTATGTCCTTTACGGATGAAGAGATCGCATTTGTTCTGGAAAACCGAAATATTCCGCGTGAAAAGATGCCTGCGCTGATTGAATATTATCTGAAACAAGTGGGGTTATCCTTTGAACAGAATCGTATATTGATCCAGTCCATGTCTCAGGGGATGAAGCAGCGTCTCGCGATTGCTTCGATGCTTGCCATGGACCCGGAGGTATTGTTTTTGGATGAACCCACTGCACTTTTGGATGATGAGGGTACCTCCCAAGTGTGGGATACCGTTAAACGGATCGCCAGTGACAAAACAATCATCATTGTTGAACACAAAATTAACGAGATTGTGGATATGGTCGACCGCATCATTGTGTTGTCACCTGAAGGAAAGATTGTGGCGGATGGGCCAGCGCAGCAGGTATTCACGGATGAACGAGGCAAGCTGAAGGATTATGGAATCTGGTATCCAGGCATATGGGAGGAGCGAGAGCAGCCAACTAAGGAAGAGGAGGGAAGTACTTCTGGAGAGCCTCAAGCGTGTGAGAATCAGGGCATCTCAAACTTGGAAGCACAGCAATCGTCTGGCTTATCCGATGCAACGAGTAAATTCCCCCTAGCTCACGTCTCATCCGTATCCCCTGTATCACCCGCCTATAGGCCTGCACTGGAATTGCAGCAATTCACCGGATTTCGTGGGAAAACACCCTTTATTCAGGTGGAACATGCCAAAGTATGGCCTGGGGATTGGATTGGGATTGTCGGAGCCAATGGAGCTGGCAAGAGTTCATTGTTGTTATCTCTGATGAATATCCTGAAAACAACAGGTCATTATGAGGTTGAAGGTCAGCCTTCTGGCAAAACGGAGCAGCTTGCAGATCAAATCGCGTTTGTATTTCAGAACCCGGAGTTTCAATTTGTGACTAACACCGTCGCGGAAGAAGTGGAATTCTCATTGCTGGGGGGCAGCCTTACAGCGGAAGAAAGACTTGCCAGGACGGATCATATGCTGAATCAATTTGGACTAATCGACCTGTCGGAGCGCCATCCCTACCAATTATCGATGGGGCAGAAACGACGTTTGAGCGTTGCCTCTGCACTGGTGAGAGAGCAACGAATACTGCTGTTGGATGAACCTACTTTTGGACAGGATGCCCGCAATACGTTCGCCATGTTAGCACAACTGGAGCAATTGCGGAGAGAGGGAACAGCCATTGTTATGGTTACCCATGATCATGAAATTGTAAAAAGACATTGCACCCGAATCTGGTCGGTGGATAAGGGGAGGTTATCTGATGCAACTGTCGTTTCCTCACCGTGA
- a CDS encoding ABC transporter substrate-binding protein, translated as MIRPNRHYTLPLTAFLSALLLLVISGCSTGTDNQAAGTGATPTAASAASNNDVTIRVGQTGWGNLELGLKAAGLNDTPYKVTYNVFQGGNLILEAMAANQLDFGVTSEIPPIFASQAANGGSFKIIAVQQGSTLNQEVVVPKGSSIKSVADLKGKKVAFVKNTTAHYFLLKMLEEAGLTWSDISPVELTTADGLSALISGKVDALASYGNAIISAHQNEATTLASARDILSGSFLVAASDQAIANEEQKKALADYLERINKFNDWARANKDAWAQITADNTHQPLEQALKTYTDGEAQRTTRIVAISDEAIKSEQDVADTFQQAGIFDQAVDVSTFWSDVLQDQLPAPTSQ; from the coding sequence ATGATTCGTCCAAACCGCCATTACACTCTCCCCTTAACTGCCTTTCTGAGCGCGCTTCTGTTGTTGGTGATTTCCGGCTGCTCTACCGGAACTGACAATCAGGCCGCCGGTACAGGCGCAACACCGACAGCGGCATCAGCCGCTTCCAATAATGACGTTACCATTCGGGTTGGTCAGACCGGATGGGGCAATCTCGAACTGGGGCTGAAAGCAGCCGGACTCAATGACACCCCCTATAAAGTCACTTATAACGTTTTTCAGGGAGGTAACCTGATCCTTGAAGCGATGGCTGCCAATCAACTGGACTTTGGTGTGACCAGTGAAATCCCACCCATTTTTGCATCTCAGGCTGCCAATGGTGGAAGCTTCAAAATTATTGCAGTACAACAAGGCAGCACCTTAAATCAGGAGGTTGTTGTTCCCAAAGGTTCATCGATTAAATCGGTTGCCGATCTGAAGGGCAAAAAAGTGGCTTTCGTCAAAAACACAACGGCCCACTATTTCCTGCTCAAAATGCTGGAGGAAGCCGGGTTAACCTGGAGTGACATCAGTCCGGTCGAACTTACAACAGCAGATGGACTCAGCGCCCTAATTAGCGGGAAAGTGGACGCCCTTGCCAGTTACGGCAATGCCATCATCTCTGCACATCAGAATGAAGCAACAACGCTCGCTAGCGCCAGAGATATCTTGTCAGGCAGCTTCCTTGTAGCCGCCTCCGATCAGGCCATTGCGAATGAGGAACAGAAAAAGGCCCTTGCCGATTATCTGGAGCGAATCAACAAATTCAATGATTGGGCTCGTGCCAATAAGGACGCATGGGCTCAAATTACTGCAGACAATACTCACCAGCCGTTGGAGCAAGCCCTTAAAACCTACACGGATGGAGAAGCACAACGTACAACACGTATCGTTGCCATTTCTGACGAAGCCATCAAGTCCGAACAGGACGTAGCGGATACGTTTCAGCAAGCGGGGATTTTTGACCAGGCAGTCGATGTGAGCACATTCTGGAGTGATGTACTTCAAGATCAGCTTCCAGCTCCAACTAGCCAATAA
- a CDS encoding radical SAM/SPASM domain-containing protein, producing the protein MKTFKKVYIEITSICNLACSFCPQTQRAKGFIDPEVFNNILEQVKPHTNHIYLHVKGEPLLHPKIDLLLDSAHEKGLKVNITTNGTLLPKTQHKLLGKPALRQMNFSLHSFDGHEGSTDRDGYLRHILSFVHEAVKHNVIISFRLWNLTQDNFTNAQMNRNRETLEVLEREFNLDFRIEEKVVPGSGVKIAPNVYLNQDHEFQWPSLDAPEDDGKGFCHALRSQAAVLVDGTVVPCCLDGEGVINLGNVHEKSFSEIIEGERANNLVYGFSKREAVEELCRKCGYRQRFGA; encoded by the coding sequence TTGAAAACGTTCAAAAAAGTATATATTGAGATCACGAGTATCTGCAATCTGGCTTGCAGCTTCTGTCCGCAGACGCAGCGTGCCAAAGGATTCATTGACCCTGAAGTCTTCAACAATATACTGGAACAAGTTAAACCACATACCAACCATATTTATCTACATGTCAAAGGCGAACCCTTGTTGCATCCCAAAATAGATCTGCTGCTTGATTCCGCACACGAGAAGGGACTCAAGGTGAACATTACAACGAATGGTACACTGCTGCCCAAGACTCAGCATAAATTGCTTGGCAAACCGGCGCTGAGGCAGATGAATTTCTCCCTGCACAGCTTCGATGGGCATGAAGGTTCAACAGACCGTGACGGATACCTGCGTCATATTTTGTCTTTTGTACACGAGGCCGTTAAGCACAATGTCATCATCTCATTCCGACTGTGGAATCTGACGCAGGATAACTTTACGAATGCTCAGATGAATCGAAATCGGGAGACCCTTGAAGTGCTGGAACGTGAGTTCAATCTGGACTTCCGCATTGAGGAGAAAGTGGTTCCAGGCAGCGGGGTCAAAATTGCCCCGAATGTATACCTGAATCAGGACCACGAGTTCCAGTGGCCAAGTCTGGATGCACCTGAAGATGACGGCAAGGGCTTCTGCCATGCATTGCGTAGTCAGGCAGCTGTGCTTGTAGATGGAACGGTGGTTCCATGCTGTCTCGATGGCGAGGGTGTGATTAACCTGGGTAATGTGCACGAGAAGTCATTCTCCGAGATTATTGAGGGTGAGCGAGCGAACAATCTGGTATATGGCTTCTCCAAGCGGGAAGCTGTGGAAGAGTTGTGTCGAAAGTGCGGTTATCGTCAGAGATTTGGAGCCTGA
- a CDS encoding pectate lyase — MKKMLTLLLSAGLVASIFGAVPAAAAPTVVNSTIIVPAGTTYDGQGKTFVANPSTLGDGSQAENQKPVFRLEAGATLKNVNIGYPAADGVHCYGNCSISNVVWEDVGEDALTLKSAGTVNITGGAAYKAYDKVFQINAAGTINIKNFRADDIGKLVRQNGGTTFAVNMTLDNSNISNVKDAIMRTDSSVSQGKITNTRYSKVPTLFKGFASGKTSQSGNTQY; from the coding sequence ATGAAAAAAATGTTGACGTTGTTGTTGTCCGCTGGTTTGGTTGCTTCCATATTTGGTGCGGTTCCGGCTGCTGCTGCGCCTACAGTTGTTAATTCAACGATTATTGTTCCAGCGGGCACAACTTATGACGGTCAAGGCAAAACATTTGTAGCCAATCCTTCCACACTGGGGGATGGGTCTCAAGCAGAGAATCAGAAACCGGTATTTCGTCTGGAGGCAGGGGCTACGCTCAAAAATGTAAATATCGGATACCCTGCTGCCGATGGTGTTCACTGTTATGGTAACTGTAGTATATCGAATGTAGTCTGGGAGGATGTGGGTGAGGATGCACTCACATTGAAGTCGGCGGGAACGGTCAACATTACTGGCGGGGCGGCGTACAAGGCCTATGATAAAGTGTTCCAGATCAATGCAGCCGGAACGATTAACATCAAAAATTTCCGTGCAGATGATATCGGCAAGCTGGTACGTCAAAATGGTGGAACTACCTTTGCGGTTAACATGACGTTGGATAACTCCAACATTTCCAATGTGAAAGATGCTATTATGCGTACAGACAGCAGTGTATCTCAAGGGAAAATTACGAATACCCGCTATTCCAAAGTGCCAACCCTGTTCAAGGGATTTGCTTCAGGTAAGACCAGTCAATCTGGTAATACGCAATATTAA